Proteins encoded by one window of Chromobacterium violaceum ATCC 12472:
- a CDS encoding LysE/ArgO family amino acid transporter, which translates to MFWQAMWIGLAIAAPVGPIGLLCISRTLRGGPALGLATGLGAASADALFALAGVCGGSLLLAWASALSRPLAWAGCLLLAWLGWSTLRRPPAREGAMDGESQLGRAYLGTLALTLSNPMTIVSFAAVAAGLSGGLPLTAAGQAQVVAGVFSGSALWWLLLAYGGGALLSRLGQQGRRGLDIACGMLLLAMAAALAWKAAGG; encoded by the coding sequence ATGTTCTGGCAAGCGATGTGGATAGGTCTGGCGATTGCGGCGCCGGTGGGGCCGATAGGCCTGCTGTGCATCAGCCGCACGCTGCGAGGCGGCCCGGCATTGGGCCTGGCCACCGGGCTGGGCGCGGCGAGCGCCGACGCCTTGTTCGCCCTGGCCGGCGTGTGCGGCGGCAGCCTGCTGCTCGCTTGGGCGAGCGCGCTGTCCCGGCCGCTGGCGTGGGCGGGCTGCCTGCTGCTGGCCTGGCTGGGCTGGTCGACGCTGCGCCGGCCTCCCGCGCGGGAGGGCGCGATGGATGGAGAAAGCCAGCTTGGACGCGCCTACCTGGGCACGCTGGCGCTGACTCTGAGCAATCCGATGACGATCGTTTCCTTCGCCGCGGTGGCCGCCGGCCTGTCGGGCGGCTTGCCGCTGACCGCCGCCGGACAGGCGCAGGTGGTGGCCGGCGTGTTCTCCGGCTCGGCGCTATGGTGGCTGCTGCTGGCTTACGGCGGCGGCGCCTTGCTGTCGCGGCTCGGCCAACAGGGGAGGCGGGGGCTGGACATCGCCTGCGGCATGCTGCTGCTGGCGATGGCCGCCGCGCTGGCGTGGAAGGCCGCCGGGGGCTGA
- a CDS encoding methyl-accepting chemotaxis protein, with the protein MSQAQIKWGRLSTRITLVAAAAISLAFAAMIALIARLNYTSALDTGYQLSSEQADSYAKDAENMMSQGFLLPRHLADTVAGIKRAGRPDRKQTDNIIQEMLDHAPQSIGLWMLWEPNAFDGDDNAFRFDWPRHDPTGRYQPYITRNAQGKAQMDVMMSADRIKDFPKYKEHPETYKPDYEKPGWGDFYYVPKQRGRDTVTEPFPYEVQGKMVLESSLAVVIKDAAGKMLGVSATDVALDQLQKRFGQIQPGGNGYIRIVSEGGLYVVSPKAELLGKPVPKEDALFAHLADVKKGEDFVYEDGGFTHFFHPIRIGETGQFWSLGISIPTSALTADARKAMLSAIAIGVVALALILLLLAGVIRAQTRPLNRLADTMEQLAGGGGDLTVRIDIANRDEIGRTADAFNRLLDSLRDMFGKVREQSRQVSEAALTLSQSAGQVHDASAQQSDAATASAASVEQVTVGAQHIANTAQQAGDIARKTGALTEQSVAKVNRVTSEIQRMTDSMHALAERMNGLGERSNEVTTIVGVIKDIADQTNLLALNAAIEAARAGELGRGFAVVADEVRNLAGRTAEATVQITRIVDAISSETRQAVSDVQHSSQQVDLSVGIAEEANQAMREVQDYNGQLVTSIVDIASATREQSSASVEIAQNVERISSMAQGNNLVVREVSAAVNQLRGLAEGLERLVGHFKL; encoded by the coding sequence ATGAGCCAAGCACAAATAAAATGGGGCCGGCTGAGCACCCGCATCACCCTGGTGGCCGCCGCCGCCATTTCCCTGGCGTTCGCGGCGATGATCGCGCTGATCGCCCGCCTCAACTACACCTCCGCCCTCGATACCGGCTATCAGCTGTCCTCGGAACAGGCCGACAGCTATGCCAAGGACGCCGAGAACATGATGTCGCAGGGCTTCCTGCTGCCGCGGCATCTGGCCGACACGGTGGCCGGCATCAAGCGCGCCGGCAGGCCGGATCGCAAGCAGACCGACAACATCATCCAGGAAATGCTGGACCATGCGCCCCAGTCCATCGGCCTGTGGATGCTGTGGGAACCCAACGCCTTCGACGGCGACGACAATGCCTTCCGCTTCGACTGGCCGCGCCACGACCCTACCGGCCGCTACCAGCCTTACATCACCCGCAACGCCCAGGGCAAGGCGCAGATGGACGTGATGATGTCGGCCGACCGCATCAAGGACTTCCCCAAGTACAAGGAACATCCGGAAACCTACAAGCCGGATTACGAGAAACCCGGCTGGGGCGATTTCTACTACGTGCCCAAGCAGCGCGGCCGCGACACCGTCACCGAGCCCTTCCCCTACGAGGTCCAAGGCAAGATGGTGCTGGAAAGCTCGCTGGCGGTGGTGATCAAGGACGCCGCCGGCAAGATGCTGGGCGTGTCCGCCACCGACGTGGCGCTGGACCAGTTGCAAAAGCGCTTCGGCCAGATCCAGCCCGGCGGCAACGGCTACATCCGCATCGTCTCCGAGGGCGGGCTCTACGTGGTCAGCCCCAAGGCGGAACTGCTGGGCAAGCCGGTGCCCAAGGAGGACGCGCTGTTCGCCCACTTGGCGGACGTCAAGAAAGGCGAGGACTTCGTCTACGAGGACGGCGGCTTCACCCACTTCTTCCATCCGATACGGATAGGCGAAACCGGCCAGTTCTGGTCGCTGGGCATCAGCATCCCCACTTCGGCGCTCACCGCCGACGCGCGCAAGGCCATGCTCAGCGCCATCGCCATCGGCGTGGTGGCGCTGGCCTTGATCCTGTTGCTGCTGGCCGGCGTGATCCGCGCCCAAACCCGTCCGCTGAACCGGCTGGCCGACACCATGGAGCAACTGGCCGGCGGCGGCGGCGATCTGACCGTGCGCATAGACATCGCCAATCGCGACGAGATCGGCCGCACCGCCGATGCCTTCAACCGCTTGCTGGACAGCCTGCGCGACATGTTCGGCAAGGTGCGCGAGCAGAGCCGCCAGGTATCGGAGGCGGCCCTGACCCTGAGCCAGTCGGCCGGGCAGGTGCACGACGCGTCCGCGCAGCAATCCGACGCCGCCACCGCCAGCGCCGCCAGCGTGGAGCAGGTCACCGTCGGCGCCCAACACATCGCCAACACGGCCCAGCAGGCGGGCGACATCGCCCGGAAAACCGGCGCGCTGACCGAGCAAAGCGTGGCCAAGGTCAACCGCGTCACCAGCGAAATCCAGCGCATGACGGACAGCATGCACGCGCTGGCGGAACGGATGAACGGCCTGGGCGAGCGCTCCAACGAAGTGACCACCATTGTCGGCGTGATCAAGGACATCGCCGACCAGACCAATCTCTTGGCGCTGAACGCGGCGATCGAGGCCGCCCGCGCCGGCGAGCTGGGCCGCGGCTTCGCGGTGGTGGCCGACGAGGTGCGCAACCTGGCCGGGCGCACCGCAGAGGCGACAGTGCAGATCACCCGCATCGTGGACGCGATCAGCAGCGAAACCCGGCAGGCGGTCAGCGACGTCCAGCACAGCAGCCAGCAAGTGGATCTCAGCGTCGGCATCGCGGAAGAGGCCAACCAGGCGATGCGGGAGGTGCAGGACTACAACGGCCAGCTGGTCACCAGCATCGTCGACATCGCCTCCGCCACCCGCGAGCAGTCCAGCGCCAGCGTGGAGATCGCGCAGAACGTCGAGCGCATCAGCAGCATGGCCCAGGGCAACAACCTGGTGGTGCGGGAAGTCAGCGCCGCGGTGAACCAGCTGCGCGGGCTGGCGGAAGGCTTGGAGCGGCTGGTCGGCCATTTCAAGCTGTAG
- a CDS encoding hybrid sensor histidine kinase/response regulator: MTRYFRLVFRSVGGIERAFLALSLLATVIISFTLYAAVIKRPITNKVSDLYWMAAQMQLTFNRLEMDVWRYRAGQITREETDKSYAIAYSKYRMFTRPSAVNTDLEKIEGFDQIKALLARIFQHPPRQWTQQDALELSRDMEEMRPLLADYGVKARYAENSLVAQQLRMVERHQTMYLLGLMCWLAFLGIFWFVLHRLAEIRRHSLQQQQVLEREQAARAALVQTELARDTFLATISHEIRSPLQSIQTCTELLEYSIPPDNPGYGYLSRLKQSNAYLLAQVRDIMDISALKNHQLALEPATTDIEELVACVVAVHQGNAEAKGLALTVAVPPMPLLWLDGNRLRQIMWNLLSNAIRYTDQGGIRLELEYRPRNLVLSVADTGVGIPEDIRVQLFRPFTRGKTRRPGSSGLGLAIVHELVTLFGGQIEIDSQEGRGSTFTLSLPVQEASTPEDCDGASYGQGRILLLDDDDPIRESYSALLQENGYSVSSFATVNDAAAQVVRHRFDILLIDLQVGTASGYEVAEAARRFGPNRNTPIIGMTAFRQEFNDARSALLAGKLEKPFSFAQLEQLLSLHLPRNNTGTPAQA, from the coding sequence ATGACTCGCTACTTCCGCCTCGTGTTCCGCAGCGTGGGGGGAATCGAACGCGCGTTCCTGGCCCTGTCGCTGCTCGCGACCGTGATCATTTCCTTTACGCTGTACGCGGCGGTGATCAAGCGTCCGATCACCAACAAGGTCTCCGACCTGTACTGGATGGCGGCGCAGATGCAGCTGACGTTCAACCGCCTGGAAATGGACGTCTGGCGGTACCGCGCCGGCCAGATCACCCGCGAGGAAACCGACAAGAGCTACGCCATCGCCTACAGCAAGTACCGGATGTTCACCCGGCCATCGGCCGTCAATACCGACTTGGAGAAGATAGAAGGCTTCGACCAGATCAAGGCGCTGCTGGCCAGAATTTTCCAGCATCCGCCGCGCCAGTGGACGCAGCAGGACGCGCTGGAACTGTCGCGCGACATGGAGGAGATGCGTCCATTGCTGGCCGATTACGGCGTCAAGGCCCGCTACGCGGAAAACAGCCTGGTGGCGCAACAGCTGCGCATGGTGGAGCGGCACCAGACCATGTACCTGCTGGGCCTGATGTGCTGGCTGGCCTTCCTCGGCATTTTCTGGTTCGTGCTGCACCGGCTGGCGGAAATCAGGCGACACTCGCTGCAACAGCAACAGGTGCTGGAGAGGGAGCAGGCCGCCAGGGCCGCGCTGGTGCAAACCGAGCTGGCCCGCGACACCTTCCTCGCCACCATCAGCCACGAAATCCGCTCACCGCTGCAAAGCATACAGACTTGCACCGAGCTGCTGGAATACAGCATCCCGCCCGACAATCCGGGTTACGGCTATCTGTCCCGCCTCAAGCAGAGCAACGCCTATCTGCTGGCCCAGGTGCGGGACATCATGGACATCTCGGCGCTGAAAAACCATCAGCTCGCGCTCGAACCCGCCACCACGGACATAGAGGAATTGGTGGCCTGCGTCGTCGCCGTCCACCAGGGCAATGCCGAGGCCAAGGGACTTGCGCTGACGGTGGCCGTGCCGCCGATGCCGCTGCTGTGGCTGGACGGCAACCGGCTGCGGCAAATCATGTGGAACCTGCTGTCCAACGCCATCCGCTACACCGACCAGGGAGGAATCCGCCTGGAACTGGAATATCGGCCGCGCAATCTGGTGCTCAGCGTCGCCGACACCGGCGTGGGCATTCCCGAAGACATCAGGGTCCAGTTGTTCCGCCCCTTCACCCGCGGCAAGACCCGTCGCCCAGGCAGCAGCGGCCTGGGCCTGGCCATCGTGCACGAGCTGGTCACGCTGTTCGGCGGCCAGATCGAGATCGACAGCCAGGAAGGCCGCGGCAGCACGTTCACGCTGAGCTTGCCGGTCCAGGAAGCGTCCACCCCGGAAGACTGCGACGGCGCCAGCTACGGCCAAGGCCGCATCCTGCTGCTGGACGACGACGATCCGATACGCGAATCCTACAGCGCGCTGCTGCAGGAAAACGGCTACAGCGTGTCCAGCTTCGCCACGGTCAACGACGCGGCGGCCCAAGTGGTGCGCCACCGCTTCGACATCCTGCTGATAGACCTGCAAGTCGGAACAGCCAGCGGTTACGAAGTCGCCGAAGCCGCCCGCCGCTTCGGCCCCAACCGGAATACGCCCATCATCGGCATGACGGCGTTCCGGCAGGAGTTCAACGATGCCCGCAGCGCGCTGCTGGCGGGCAAGCTGGAAAAGCCGTTCAGCTTCGCCCAGCTGGAACAACTGCTGTCGCTGCACCTGCCGCGGAACAATACCGGCACGCCGGCGCAAGCGTAA
- a CDS encoding molybdopterin-dependent oxidoreductase produces the protein MDSNPNTTHRARRGPAARRSFAAVLLLAASLLPHTHPAMAAGVTLTISGNIGKFTNPSAHSYVFSEAEFNALPMREITTATDWTPKGTFRGPLLRELLAKVGAHGRQIKFYGEDNYNVTIPASDFSKYDVILARTWNNQPLQLNDFGPFWVMYPIQNMSTSETSGIFIAKLAWQVSRIEVK, from the coding sequence ATGGATTCCAACCCTAACACCACCCACCGCGCGCGGCGCGGACCTGCTGCACGCCGGTCCTTCGCCGCCGTCCTGCTCCTGGCCGCCAGCCTGCTGCCGCACACCCACCCGGCTATGGCCGCGGGCGTCACGCTGACCATCAGCGGCAACATCGGCAAATTCACCAACCCATCCGCCCACAGCTATGTCTTCAGCGAAGCCGAATTCAACGCGCTGCCGATGCGCGAGATCACCACGGCGACCGACTGGACGCCCAAGGGCACCTTTCGTGGGCCGCTGCTGCGGGAGCTGCTGGCCAAAGTCGGCGCGCACGGCCGCCAGATCAAGTTCTACGGCGAAGACAACTACAACGTCACCATTCCCGCCAGCGACTTCAGCAAGTACGACGTCATCCTGGCCCGAACCTGGAACAACCAGCCGCTGCAGTTGAACGACTTCGGCCCGTTTTGGGTGATGTACCCCATCCAGAACATGTCGACCTCCGAAACCAGCGGGATCTTCATCGCCAAGCTCGCCTGGCAAGTCAGCCGCATCGAGGTCAAATGA
- the ppk2 gene encoding polyphosphate kinase 2, with product MALQVALAPHGSDEDSSSADLPADYPYRTRMRRAEYERLKQELQIELLKVQSWVKETGQKIVILFEGRDAAGKGGTIKRYMEHLNPRGARVVALEKPSDLERGQWYFQRYIAHLPSAGEIVFFDRSWYNRAGVERVMGFCSPHDYLEFMRQTPQLERMLVNSGIRLFKFWFSVSREEQLRRFISRRDDPLKHWKLSPIDIQSLDKWDDYTAAKQAMFFHTHTGDAPWTVVKSDDKKRARLNCIRHFLSHLDYPGKDPRVAHAADPLIVGDPTAMLTGEERDTLRF from the coding sequence ATGGCGCTGCAGGTGGCGCTGGCGCCTCACGGCAGCGACGAGGACAGTTCCAGCGCCGATCTGCCCGCGGACTACCCCTACCGCACCCGGATGCGCCGCGCCGAATACGAGCGGCTGAAGCAGGAGCTGCAGATCGAGCTGCTGAAGGTCCAGAGCTGGGTCAAGGAAACCGGGCAGAAAATCGTGATCCTGTTCGAGGGACGCGACGCCGCCGGCAAGGGCGGCACCATCAAGCGCTACATGGAGCACCTGAACCCGCGCGGCGCGCGCGTGGTGGCGCTGGAAAAGCCGTCGGATCTGGAACGCGGCCAATGGTACTTCCAGCGCTACATCGCCCACCTGCCCAGCGCGGGCGAAATCGTGTTCTTCGACCGCTCCTGGTACAACCGCGCCGGCGTCGAACGGGTGATGGGCTTCTGCTCGCCGCACGACTACCTGGAATTCATGCGCCAGACCCCGCAGCTGGAGCGGATGCTGGTCAACAGCGGCATACGCCTGTTCAAGTTCTGGTTCTCGGTCAGCCGCGAAGAGCAGCTGCGCCGCTTCATCTCCCGCCGCGACGATCCGCTCAAGCACTGGAAGCTGTCGCCGATCGACATACAGTCGCTGGACAAGTGGGACGACTACACGGCGGCCAAGCAGGCGATGTTCTTCCACACCCATACCGGCGACGCGCCGTGGACGGTGGTGAAGTCGGACGACAAGAAGCGCGCCAGGCTCAACTGCATCCGCCATTTCCTGTCCCATCTGGATTATCCGGGCAAGGATCCCCGCGTCGCCCACGCCGCCGATCCCTTGATCGTCGGCGATCCCACCGCCATGCTGACCGGAGAAGAGCGCGACACGCTGAGGTTCTGA
- a CDS encoding SulP family inorganic anion transporter: MPAIAFRPRLLDALRGYNRALLRADLMAGVTVGIVALPLAMAFAIASGVPPQAGIFTAVIAGALAAALGGTRLCVTGPTGAFIVILYGIVSKYGVANLLICTFMAGAMLVLMGVCRLGQVIRFFPMPLITGFTNGIAVLIFLTQLKDFFGLPIAKMPSGFFAVIAELSRHFSGLHWPTTLLSSALLLLILLWPRRLNRLLPSPFAALVLATLATMLFDLPVATLGSRFGGIPQGLPAPAGLDLNPAHLSDLLAPAFTIALLGAIESLLCAVVVDSLTADRHDANQELIGQGIANMVVPFFGGIPATGAVVRSVTNIGNGARTPLAAVFHAALLLLVLLLAAPLAAHVPLAALAAILVSVALKMGDWDIRKARQFPRHDTLVLVVTFVLTVAFDLTVAVEIGLLMAAVFFIRSMASHTGFRRLLPEHAQLFERHSIAGKSVPDGCAAFRVEGALFFGAADSVDIILREAPRARAVILQLHRLVLLDTSGLLALEALRARLAEQGKTLILCGAADEVMAMLEGSRLAERLGEGNLQPDLTSALRRAEAVLTDGVVWG; encoded by the coding sequence ATGCCCGCGATTGCCTTTCGCCCCCGCTTGCTGGATGCCCTGCGCGGCTACAACCGCGCTTTGCTTCGAGCCGACCTGATGGCCGGCGTCACCGTCGGCATCGTCGCCCTGCCGCTGGCGATGGCGTTCGCGATCGCCAGCGGGGTGCCGCCGCAGGCCGGCATCTTCACCGCGGTGATCGCCGGCGCGCTGGCGGCCGCGCTGGGCGGCACCCGGCTGTGCGTCACCGGTCCCACCGGCGCCTTCATCGTCATCCTGTACGGCATCGTCAGCAAGTACGGGGTGGCCAACCTGCTGATCTGCACCTTCATGGCCGGCGCGATGCTGGTGCTGATGGGCGTGTGCCGGCTGGGGCAGGTGATACGCTTCTTCCCGATGCCGCTGATTACCGGCTTCACCAACGGCATAGCGGTGCTGATTTTCTTGACCCAGCTGAAGGACTTCTTCGGCCTGCCCATCGCCAAGATGCCGTCCGGCTTTTTCGCGGTGATAGCGGAGCTGAGCAGGCACTTCTCCGGGCTGCACTGGCCGACCACGCTGCTGTCGTCCGCGCTGCTGTTGCTGATCCTGCTGTGGCCCAGGCGCCTGAACCGGCTGTTGCCTTCGCCGTTCGCCGCGCTGGTGCTGGCCACGCTGGCCACGATGTTGTTCGACCTGCCGGTCGCGACGCTGGGCAGCCGCTTCGGCGGCATTCCGCAGGGGCTGCCGGCGCCGGCAGGGCTGGATCTCAATCCCGCCCATCTGTCCGACCTGCTGGCGCCGGCCTTCACCATCGCATTGCTGGGCGCGATCGAATCGCTGCTGTGCGCGGTGGTGGTGGACAGCCTCACCGCCGATCGGCACGACGCCAACCAGGAGCTGATCGGCCAGGGCATCGCCAATATGGTCGTGCCGTTTTTCGGGGGCATCCCGGCCACCGGCGCGGTGGTGCGCTCGGTCACCAATATCGGCAACGGCGCCCGCACGCCGCTCGCCGCCGTCTTCCATGCGGCGCTGCTGCTGCTGGTGCTGCTGTTGGCCGCGCCGCTGGCCGCGCACGTGCCTTTGGCGGCGCTGGCGGCCATTCTGGTGTCGGTGGCGCTGAAGATGGGGGACTGGGATATCCGCAAGGCCAGGCAGTTTCCGCGCCACGACACGCTGGTGCTGGTGGTGACCTTCGTGCTGACGGTGGCGTTCGACCTGACGGTGGCGGTGGAAATCGGCCTGCTGATGGCGGCGGTGTTCTTCATCCGCAGCATGGCCAGCCATACCGGCTTCCGCAGGCTGCTGCCGGAGCACGCGCAGCTGTTCGAGCGGCACAGCATCGCGGGCAAGAGCGTGCCGGACGGTTGCGCGGCTTTCCGCGTCGAAGGCGCGCTGTTCTTCGGCGCGGCGGACAGCGTGGACATCATCCTGCGGGAAGCGCCGCGGGCGCGGGCAGTGATTCTGCAGCTGCACCGGCTGGTGTTGCTCGATACCTCGGGGCTGCTGGCGCTGGAGGCTTTGCGCGCGCGGCTGGCGGAGCAGGGCAAGACGCTGATCCTGTGCGGCGCGGCCGACGAAGTGATGGCCATGCTGGAGGGGTCCAGGCTGGCGGAGCGGCTGGGGGAGGGCAATCTGCAGCCCGACCTGACCAGCGCGCTGCGGCGGGCGGAGGCGGTGCTGACCGACGGCGTGGTGTGGGGGTGA
- a CDS encoding 2-hydroxyacid dehydrogenase has product MILVHTPNPKEVAAYLDLFRAEMPEQTFASLEHGDCAEAQYLIAWGLPDGLLGRLPKLRALFALGAGVDKLLSRPDLPASLPIYRLLDGGMASQMTEYIRYGVLGYQRNMDIYRRQQAAGQWRMLAPRLPDEIRVGILGLGEIGSAVAKALAKDGYRVSGWSRGPKHIHHVHNLHGEAGLEKLLENSDVLACVLPSTPQTRGLLNGERLSLMPAGAMLINAGRGDLLDQDALLALLNNGHIRCAQLDVFAEEPLPHGHPLWSHPSVAVTPHIAAITLRRQAVEQIAANLRKLAAGQAADGRVERGNGY; this is encoded by the coding sequence ATGATCCTCGTACACACGCCCAATCCCAAGGAAGTCGCCGCCTATCTCGACCTGTTCCGCGCCGAGATGCCGGAACAGACCTTCGCCAGCCTGGAACATGGCGATTGCGCCGAAGCGCAGTACCTGATCGCCTGGGGTCTGCCCGATGGCCTGCTCGGCAGGCTGCCCAAGCTGCGGGCGCTGTTCGCGCTGGGCGCGGGCGTGGACAAGCTACTGTCGCGGCCCGATCTGCCGGCCAGCCTGCCGATCTACCGGCTGCTGGACGGCGGCATGGCGTCCCAGATGACCGAGTACATCCGCTACGGCGTGCTGGGTTACCAGCGCAATATGGACATCTACCGCCGGCAGCAGGCGGCTGGACAGTGGCGGATGCTAGCGCCCCGCCTGCCCGACGAGATCCGGGTCGGCATCCTGGGCCTGGGAGAGATCGGCTCGGCGGTGGCCAAGGCGCTGGCGAAGGACGGTTACCGGGTCAGCGGCTGGAGCCGCGGCCCCAAGCATATCCACCACGTCCACAACCTGCATGGCGAAGCCGGGCTGGAAAAACTGCTGGAGAACAGCGACGTGCTGGCCTGCGTGCTGCCTTCCACCCCGCAGACCCGTGGCCTGCTGAACGGCGAGCGGCTGTCGCTGATGCCCGCAGGCGCCATGCTGATCAATGCCGGCCGGGGAGACCTGCTGGATCAGGATGCCCTGCTGGCCCTGCTCAACAACGGCCACATCCGCTGCGCGCAACTGGACGTGTTCGCCGAAGAGCCCTTGCCGCACGGACATCCGCTGTGGAGCCATCCGTCGGTCGCCGTCACCCCTCACATCGCCGCGATCACGCTGCGCCGCCAGGCCGTGGAACAGATCGCCGCCAATCTGCGCAAGCTCGCCGCCGGGCAAGCGGCGGACGGCCGGGTGGAACGCGGCAACGGCTACTGA
- a CDS encoding EamA family transporter, which translates to MANSSPIDAATDMTGRGRSRAWSGAALALASMCCAQFGAALSQPAAQSLGVFRATALKLAFAAAFLWLWRRPPLRRALRGEPVLLGLGLAMAGLLLGFFAALRTLPQGLTVAITLLGPLALAWGKDRRRWPWPMLALVGTVLLARREERWLIDVAGLAWAGLSAACWAVYIVLLRRAGEVCRDGDGVALALLVAALAAAPWIWLDGGAWPDASMLLRLAGLSLLMPALPCLLELEALRRMPAASFGVLMSLEPALAVSAGGLLLGQTPAAVQQAGLALVVAASLGALAGKR; encoded by the coding sequence GTGGCGAATTCGTCACCTATTGACGCCGCCACGGACATGACCGGGAGGGGGCGCAGCCGCGCCTGGTCGGGCGCGGCGCTGGCGCTGGCATCGATGTGCTGCGCGCAGTTCGGCGCGGCGCTGTCCCAGCCCGCGGCGCAGAGCCTGGGCGTATTTCGCGCCACCGCGCTGAAGCTGGCGTTCGCGGCGGCGTTTTTGTGGCTGTGGCGTCGTCCGCCGTTGCGGCGCGCGCTGCGCGGCGAGCCCGTTCTGCTTGGGCTCGGTTTGGCGATGGCAGGCCTGTTGCTGGGCTTCTTTGCCGCCTTGCGGACGCTGCCGCAAGGCTTGACCGTGGCGATCACACTGCTGGGGCCGCTGGCGCTGGCCTGGGGCAAGGACAGGCGGCGCTGGCCCTGGCCCATGCTGGCCCTAGTCGGGACGGTGCTGCTGGCGAGGCGCGAGGAGCGCTGGCTGATCGACGTCGCTGGCCTGGCTTGGGCGGGACTGTCCGCCGCATGCTGGGCGGTTTACATTGTTCTGTTGCGGCGGGCCGGGGAAGTGTGCCGCGACGGGGACGGCGTCGCGCTGGCTTTGCTGGTGGCGGCGTTGGCGGCCGCGCCCTGGATTTGGCTGGACGGCGGTGCCTGGCCCGATGCCTCCATGCTGCTGCGTTTGGCGGGCTTGTCCCTGCTGATGCCCGCGCTGCCCTGCTTGCTGGAGCTGGAGGCCCTGCGCCGCATGCCAGCCGCCTCGTTCGGCGTGCTGATGAGCCTGGAGCCCGCGCTCGCGGTGTCGGCGGGCGGCCTGCTGCTGGGACAAACGCCGGCGGCGGTTCAGCAGGCCGGGCTGGCCCTGGTGGTGGCGGCCAGCCTGGGCGCGCTGGCCGGGAAGCGCTAG
- a CDS encoding HAD family hydrolase, whose translation MHFIFDIDGTICFDGRSVSPAIQDALSGLERRGHSIGFASARPYRDILPLLEERFHDGLFVGANGAMTWHRRQLTDLTPLDEDTLAQLFALAERHAASCLVDLEWHYHYSGDPAHPFMKMVDPGRLARQVARAEVSRATKLLFTECEDAESLKQALEQRGDIRIHHHSDQQIMDITAGGVDKASALARHGIAADQMVCFGNDSNDLSMFAVARHAVLIGDHPQLRPHARERIIRDQHVERELIAAIQRLGERYAGMPH comes from the coding sequence ATGCACTTCATCTTCGACATAGACGGCACCATCTGCTTCGACGGCCGCAGCGTCAGCCCCGCCATTCAAGATGCGCTAAGCGGACTGGAACGGCGCGGCCACAGCATCGGCTTCGCCTCCGCCCGCCCGTATCGCGACATCCTTCCGCTGCTGGAGGAGCGCTTTCACGATGGCCTGTTCGTCGGCGCCAATGGCGCGATGACCTGGCATCGCCGCCAATTGACCGATCTGACGCCGCTGGACGAGGACACGTTGGCGCAGCTGTTCGCGCTGGCCGAGCGGCACGCCGCCTCTTGCCTGGTGGATCTGGAATGGCACTACCACTACAGCGGCGATCCCGCCCATCCATTCATGAAAATGGTGGATCCGGGCCGTCTGGCGCGGCAGGTGGCGCGGGCGGAGGTCAGCCGGGCGACCAAGCTTCTGTTCACCGAATGCGAGGATGCAGAAAGCCTGAAGCAGGCGCTGGAACAGCGCGGAGACATCCGGATACACCATCATTCGGATCAGCAGATCATGGACATCACCGCCGGCGGCGTGGACAAGGCGAGCGCGCTTGCCCGCCATGGCATCGCCGCGGACCAGATGGTGTGCTTCGGCAACGACAGCAACGACCTCTCGATGTTCGCCGTCGCCCGGCACGCGGTGCTGATTGGCGACCATCCCCAGCTGCGGCCCCATGCCAGGGAGCGCATCATCCGCGACCAGCATGTGGAGCGCGAATTGATCGCCGCCATTCAACGATTGGGCGAGCGCTACGCCGGCATGCCGCATTGA